In Macaca mulatta isolate MMU2019108-1 chromosome 16, T2T-MMU8v2.0, whole genome shotgun sequence, the sequence GGGAAAAATACTTGCATTTGCAAGTGATGAAGGAACAATGAGAAACTACGGTACAGAGTGGAGGTAAGAGTCACGTAAGGGTCGGCCATACTCTCTTCGGTTGTGCatatttggaatttttcaaaGGAATGACTCTTCTTCATCGAGGTAAGAGTCACATAAGGACCTGTTGTACTCTCTTCGGTTCTGCATATTTGGAACTTTTCATCGTgaaatattaaaagttatttaaaaatggacaaaagacttgaacataaaattcacaaaaagaagtaaatggctaataagcacatgaaaagctgCTCAACATCATTGAAATATCCCTGcagtcatcagggaaataaaaattaaacctttGTGGGGCTGAGCTGGAAggatcactgcagtccagcctgggcaacacagcaagaatctgtctctacaaacatagaaaacattagctgggcacagtggtgcacctGCAGCCCTAGCTATGTGGGTGGCTGAGGCGCAAGGATCACTTGATTGCACCAATTAAACCATTTCACATGTGCTAGAACAGgtaaagaaaaccacaaaaagcaaaataagtgttggtgagaatgaagAACAACTGGACCTATCAGACAAACGATGGTCCTATTACTTTCAATGACTGTCTGACACTTTCTTATAAGGTAAAAGCAATTCTACTCCCAgatatttactcaagagaaatgaaacatttatcTATCTACAACAAGATTTACACAAGAATGTTCATGGCAGTCTTCCTTAGataaaaaatctagaaataaaccgAATGTCCACCACTGGaagaatgaatgagcaaattGTTATATTCATAAAATTGAGTATccatcagcaataaaaaaaaaaaaaaaacacacaaaaaacggCACCAAGCTGTGATATGCAGTTACACGGCAGAATCTCAAAACCacgttgagcaaaagaagccaggcacaagaGAATACCGAATGATCCCATTTGTATGAAGTCCAAGAACGAGCTCACCTACAGTGACAGAAGTCAGAATAGCGGCTGATCTGGGAGATGAGGGTGCCAACTCACTGGAAGTGGGCATGAGGGAACTTCTTGGGAAAATGGTGTGTATTTTGAGTAATGGTTGTATGAGTAAACACAACTGTCAAAACACATTGAAATTCTACCTAAATTATGCCTCATCAACAACCACCACTTGTATGAGCTCAGGAAGGAGTTAAAAACTAGAAGTGAGGAAGCTGGAGCAAGGATGACGGTTAAGTTCAGAGCAGGGGTAAGCAGAGTCGCAGGTAAGCCCTCACCAGAGTAGAGGAAGAATGCAGAGTGGGAAAAATGGCACAGCAGGGCTACGGGTAAAAAACACTTTGGGATGAGACACAGAAAGAGGTGCCCGTGTCTGAGGAGAAACTGTCAGGGAGATGAAAACGGCaggatggctgggtgcagtggctcacgcctgtaatcccagtcctttgggaggccgaggcgggcggatcacctgaggtcaggagttcaagaccagcctgaccaacattgtgaaaccccatctctactaaaaatacaaaaattaaccaggcgtggtggtgcgtgcctgtagtcccagctaccagttactcaggaggctgaggcaggagaattgcttgaatctgggaggcagaggttgcagtgagctgagatcgcgtcactgcactccaccctgggcgacagagcaagactccgtctcaaaaaaaaaagaaaaagaaaatgtcaggatCGCCAGGGAGCAGGAGTTCATCAGTGCTATGGAAGAGTGagcagaggctgggcgcggtggctcacatctgtaatcccagcactttgggaggccaagatggatcAATCGATTGAGCCcaagaagttcgaaaccagcctgggcaacatggtgaaaccccatctctacaaaaaatacaaaaattagctaagcgtggtggcacacgcctgtggttccagctactcgggaggctgaggtgggaggatcacttgagcgtaggaggcggaggctgcagtgagctgagatcgtgccaccgcactacagcctgggtgacagagaccccgttttaaaaaaataaaatgggcccaggtgcggtggctcacgcctgtaatcccagcactttgggaggccaaggcaggcggatcgcctgaggttaggagttcgagaccatcccggccaacacgttgaagcctcgtctctactaaaaatagaaaaattagccaggtgtggtggcgggtgcctgtaatcccagctactcgggaggctgagacaggagaatcgcttgatcccaggaggtggaggttgcagtgagccaagatcgcaccactgcactccagtctaggtgacagagcaagaatccatctcaaaaaacaaaataaaatgggctaggcgcagtgtctcacacctgtaatcccagcactttaggaggctgaggtgggtggatcacttgaggctacgagtttgagaccagcctggccaacctggcaaaaccctgtctctactaatacaaaaattagccagcatgatggcgggcgcctgtagttccagctcctcgggaggccgaggcaggagactcgcttgaccctgggaggtggaggttgcagtgagctgagactgcgccattgcattccagcctgggtgacagagctagactccatctcaaaaaacttaattaattaattaaattaaataaagagcTAGGAGAAAGAGTCTGGCAAATTTGTCAGCTGAGAGGATGACTGAGATTCTATCTTCCTTCAGAATAAAATGTATACAGACTATTTTCTATACATTTCCTGCTTTAACGTTAATTGTGCATCTACTATTATGTAATTTACCAAGCTCTATAAACTATAACAAGCTGATGAGATAGACActcttattttctgaaatttttggaTGAGAAGACTAAAGTTCAAAGAATTTAAGTAAACTGTTTAAGGTCAGTCACATAGTTATATGACCGAACCAAGAAAGACAGATCTGTTCCTTTAATCATTCAACAAAGTATTTGCAGAACGTCTAGTACACGCCAGGTATGTGCTAGGAGCCAGGATCCGAAAACTACTTGGAATGCTTCTGAATTACTGAGTTTGATGAGAATCTAAAAGTAGTTGCTATATTTGGCAAGAAACAAAAGCACTTCACCAAGTAACGAGAGCCAGTGCACAACAGACTGAAGTGAAAACGGGAGGCGAGAAAGAGAAACAGTGCGCACTCAGAGTTTCAGAAGAAGAAATCTGGAGAGGACGTAGAAAAGGGAAACAGTGCGCACTCAGGTTTTCAGAAGAATCTGGAGAGGAGATATTGGGTCAgtaaaaggtttttaaaggatGGGAGCTTTCAGCGCCTGTTTGCATGCTGGCGAGAATAACTCACTAGAAAAAAGAGACGGATGCTGCAGAATGGAGAAGAGATGATCAAAGGAGCTGCAGAGCTGAGGGGGATGGGATGGAGGCATCTCCATGCAGAGAGCAGAATAAGGACGGATCCAGCAGCACTGCTTCCAGGGCAGCCTGAGGTTGTGGCAAGGCACAAATGTCGAGTCTAGACGAGCGGTCTCCACAGGTGGCAGTGAAGACATCAGTCCTTGGCTCAGGTCAACCCAACAGCGAAAGGACGTGGTTCTGACAGTAAGAACCTGGACCCAGTTGTGTAGGCCCTCCCACACACACTTAATGCCACCCCCTCAGGCCCATGGTGACACAAATGTGGAAATGACACTCACATCATCCAACAATTTGCTTCCCTCTGGATCCACCTTAGAAAGTTCTCGAAATGCTTCATCCCCAACAAAGCAAATTTCATGTCCGTCCTACACcaataaagagaaaagacaccTGCCAAAGACATCCTTGAAGAAACCCCTGGTCCAGCCTGCCCCCTGCCTGAGGAATACTTACAGGGTCGGCCAGAATGACCACCTGTACTGTTGCTTTCCCTGGGGTGTCCAGGCTCACCAGGGGAGTCAGAATCTTCTGGTTCTCCCTTTTCATCAAGTCTTCTAAGTCTGGCAACTTGAGGAAAACAGAGGGGCAACGTGAGCCAGGGGTCACACACTACTCAGGACACGGCCCTCGTCGGCCCTAGAGGAGTATCAGACACCAGAAAGAACCAAGGCGCCGTGTGTTTGAATTTACTATCTCAGCTGCTCTTCAAACAACTGCTGACCTTGATACTAAAGCCACAGTCAAAAGGACCTCGAGAAGGGAAGGCCAAGGTTCTTAGCTGGGCTGAACGAGCTAGTCGCAGAGCTCAAACAATCTGGTATCAAGCATTACCTCTTTCTGGGGGCAAGAGAAGGCAATTCTTCCAAAAGCTGCTGCGTGCTCCACCGCACCCTTGACGCCCTGGAGCTCCAGCTTACACTGAAATAGGAAAGGGGGTTATTTTTTGGAACAGGTTCTACATTACATGTACGTGGTAGAAAAATTCAAACAGTATATACAAAAGGAATAAAGTAATAACTAAGGCTCTAGCCTACTCTCACCCCGGAGACAACTAGTAAGCAGTTTCCTGTGTATCCTTCTAGAAGCACTGCATGTGCACGCACCTATCTTTTTTTTACACAAATGGTAGCATAATTTACAAATTATTCTGTTCCTTGTTTTTCTCCACTTAATGTCACCATATCGATAAATAAAGATTTGCctcaatctctttgctagctacgTAGTAATCCATTCCACGAATGAACCATAAATTACTGAAGTATGTCTCTAATCTATAGGACACTGAAATTCTTACGTGTTGTGATTACAAACAATTATGCAACAGACAACCTTGCACACACttctgtgtgcctctgtgtgctGAGTACATCTGTAAATAattcctaggagtagaattgcagGGTCAAAGGGCAAGGACTACATCGTGCTCAAATGCTGGGTTATTAgcaaaagaagatgaaaaagatcTCGTATTAAATCCATTcaaagggccgggtgcggtggctcacacctgtaatcccagcactttgggaggctgaggagggcggatcacgaggtcaggaaatcgagaccatcctggctaacacggtgaaaccccacctctactaaaaatacaaaaaactagccgggcgaggtggcgggcgcctgtagtcccagctactcgggaggctgaggcaggagaatggcgtgaacccgggaggcggagcttgcagtgagccgagatcgcgccgggcgacagagcgagactccatctcaaaaaaaaaaaaaaaaatccattcaatcTCTTTGATtaagcaattccacttctgaagagatatatccccaaatataaacaAGGTAATATCTGGGTGGTGAGGTTatcacttattttcattttctgcttaTCTATCTAAATATTGAATCACTGTGAAGAAACTATGGGAACAACCTTCATGTTAACCTCATTCATATAGGTTATAAGCCATTTATAAGCTTCATTTATAAGCCAAATTCAAAGTAAGAGGTTAGTTATTCTTCTCCAAGATTGCTCACCTGGTTATCAGCATAGCCCAGCAAAGCCCTttgcttttcttcatctttttcataaattttcatTCCCAGTAGATCACACCAGTAGTTCAAGGACTTGTGAAGATCAGACACTGCTAGAGTTACTTTTAATACAGGATCTGTTGGGTGATAAAGCAGGAACAGACAGATCAATTTAATGGAATAAAACAGAAAGACCAAAACATGCTCATGAATACATACAAATTCAGTTTATGTTAAGAAAGGGATTTTAAGCCAGTATGAagtcaggtgcggtggcccatgcctgtaatcccagcactttggaagactgaggcaggaggactgcacgagcctaggaattcaagaccagcccaggcaacacagtgagacctcacctggacaaaaaatttttaaaaattggctgggcgcagtggctcagctcacgcctgtaatcccagcactttgggaggccaaggcaggtggatcccctgaggtcaggagttcgacaccagcctggccaacatggcgaaaccctgtctctactgaaaatacaaaaaaaaaattagctgggtgtagtggcgcatgcctgtaatcccacctgcttgggaggctgagacaggagaatcgcttgaacctaggaggcagaggttgcagtgagccgagatggcaccactgcactctagtctgggagacaagagcaaagttctgtctcaaaaaaaaaaaaaaaaaaaaaaaaattaggcttggtggctcatgtctgtattcccagccacttgaaaggctaaagcaggaggatcgcttgagcccaggaggtcgaggctgcagtgagccaagactgcactactgcactccagcctgggcgacagagtgagatcctgtctccaaaaacaaaaaaaaagacactatgaAAAGCCTAATTATTCAATGGATGGCACTAAGAAGACTGGCTAGTCATTTGGTAAGAAAAACTTAcatctgccgggcgcggtggctcaagcctgtaatcccagcactttgggaggccgaggcgggcggatcacaaggtcaggagatcgagaccacagtgaaaccccgtctctactaaaaatacaaaaaattagccgggcgaggtggcgggcgcctgtagtcccagctactcaggaggctgaggcaggagaatggcgggaacccgggaggcggagcttgcagtgagccgagatcgcgccactgcactccagcctgggcaacagcgtgagactccgtctcaaaaaaaaaaaaaaaaaaaagaaaaacttacatctttgaaataaatgacaaaatacatTCCTGACgggttaaaaaaataagtttaaaaaacgAAATCATGAAAATACTAGATATAGATGATTATTTATACAATTTTGAGTAGaggaagatttttctttaaacctGACACCAAAGATAGAAAAACTATGATGAAAAAAATTCTGCTATGCGAATTACACAAAATGGAAAACtagacaacaaacaaaaaaaggaattacaATCAAAACCAGAGTACACAACACAGTAGGGGGAAAAACTGCAATAGATTGGACAAAAAGTCCTTAATATGTAAATCACCTGTAAATATTAATAGGAAAAGAATGAACATGctagaaaaataggcaaaaggcACAAAGCAATAATCCACAGAAGAAGGAATTAGAATGCTCAATTAACATATGAAACAATATTCAACCTGACCCCcctaaaaaacaaagacattagAATTCACATAAAATCTTTTGTTATCTAATGTGCAAATAATGTTAAAAGTTGGCAGTGTTAACTCTATTAGTGTAGAGGGGAAAATCACAATCTTACAATACTAGtaaagtgtaaattagtacatttCTGGGCAATAATTTGTCAGACTGTaccaaaagctttaaaaaatgttcattgcTTTTGAAAGAACAAGTCAATTTTCAGCCACTCAAAGGTAATTGTGGATGTATGACGGGCTTTTACCACCAAGACATTCATCAGTATTGCTTAGAACGACAAAACACTAGGAACGATATAAATATCCAACAACAGAGAATTGTTTATCTTCCTACAATGTAATAATACAATGGAATTCCTATAAAAGGATACGAAGAAATGTATACacttaattatatatatgtatttttgacaAAAGATTAGAAAGATATACTCTAAAACGTCAGCAGTGGTTCTCTCTGgatatatgggtgtgtgtgtttttttcggCTTATCTGCTTGTCGAAGGAAGAAACTTGattattttgtaaaaagaataaaagtcatATTGAAACACCTACTGTTATTGGAAACTTTTCACATTTAAAGTGACTTTCTAAAGAGCTGTTCCATGTCTCCATCTGACTATGATacattcattacatttttctttcgTTTTTCACCTCCTTAGTCCTGTTTGTTAGAACAGCAATACTGTGACTAAGACGCTGTTTCTCACAAGTGCCTCCGCCTGGCAGGctccatttttctcctttccatttaCTTCAAAATCAACAAATCCCAGTTGACTTGGGGCCTGAAGGGACGCAGGACAGGAAGTTAACAAGTGGATGAAGCTGCACAGAAGTAATTCAGAGGAAAGATGAATGCCAGCCAGACAGAAGGTCTGACCACAACCAACCAGAAACGCCCAAAGGGATTTCCATTCCAAAGGACAAAAGCATCTTAGCACCGTGGAGCTCTCTATTATTTTAAGTACTGACATATCACTAaggctggagaaaaaaaatggatggtGGAGCTAGTTGCAAGAGTTAAGTTTTAAAGTCAGCAAAGGATCAATCACCTATcaacaaaaaaacaccataaaCACCCTTTAAATCACCAGTGAAGTAGAGAAACACCATCTCTCCACGAGTCCCACGCAGCCAAGTCTAGCCTCCCACACTGAACGGACTGatctttcttttgctgagcaCCAGATGATAAACAAGGAGCATTCAACATCCTACGCAGACTCAGCAGGGGGGCACCGGGGACAGGAGGCCGACCAGTGGAAAAAGAATTTCCAGGACTCCTTTCTAAGGCCCACTTGCGGTCATACGTTCACCAAGTGAGACAGTGGGCACAAGTGCCTTTGCCATTCGCCAGCATTTTCCccgtttttgcttttgttttggcAGGGCAGGTAGGTGAATTTGCAGGcattaaatacaaaatgaaacacTGATGAGGCTGTCTCTGCAGCCAACAAAACAAACCCTGCAAAGTTTCCTTCTTGTTCTGTGTGGCAGTCAGCGAGGGGGCTCCTCACTTCCACGCCATCCCTCGCCGAGTACTGACCCTAAAGTTTGGGACCTCGGCTCCAGAGGCTAAATGGTTTGGGGATGATCCTATTTCTCTTGCCAGTGATTGGTTTCGGAGCAGGCACAGTATATCAGATCTGACCAGGAAGTTTGCTGGAAGATTCTAGGAAAGTTTTTCTTCTGCtcttaaaaagaaagcaagccaggcgtggtggctcacgcctgtaatcccagcactttgggaggccaaggcgggtggatcacgaggtcaggagattgagagtatcctggccaacacggtgaaaccccgtctctactaaaaatacaaaaaattagccgggcgtggtggtgagcgcctgtagtaccagctactcgggaggctgaggcaggagaatcacttgaacctgggaggcggaggttgcagtgagccgagattgcgccactgcactccagcctgagtgacagagcaagactccatctcaaaaaaaaaaaaaaaaaagaagaaagcaaaaagggccgggcatggtggctcacgcctgtcaccccaacattttgggaagctgaggcagatggatcaagtgaggtcagaagttcgagaccagcctggtcaacatggtgaaaccttgtctctactaaaaatacaaaaattagctgggcgtggtggcgtttgcctgtaatctcagctactggaaaggctaaggcaggagaatcgcttgaacctgggaggtagaggttgcagtgagccgagattgtgccactgcaccccagcctgggcgctgggcgacagagcaagattctgtctcaaaaaaaaaataatttttaaaaagtaataaaaatacaaaaaaaaaaaaaaaaaaaaaaaagctgggcgtagtggcaggtgcctgtaatcccagctacttgggaggctgaggaaggagaattgcttgaacccagagggcagaggttgcagtgagcagagatcatgccactgcactccagccagagcgacagagtctcaaaaaaaaaaaaaaaaaaagcaaaaagaagtcaGCATGTCCTCTCCTACCAGATAGGCATGTGGG encodes:
- the GLOD4 gene encoding glyoxalase domain-containing protein 4 isoform X1, with the translated sequence MVGFGPEDDHFVAELTYNYGIGDYKLGNDFMGITLASSQAVSNARKLEWPLTEVAEGVFETEAPGGYKFYLQNRSLPQSDPVLKVTLAVSDLHKSLNYWCDLLGMKIYEKDEEKQRALLGYADNQCKLELQGVKGAVEHAAAFGRIAFSCPQKELPDLEDLMKRENQKILTPLVSLDTPGKATVQVVILADPDGHEICFVGDEAFRELSKVDPEGSKLLDDAMAADKSDEWFAKHNKPKASG